One Methylomonas sp. LL1 DNA window includes the following coding sequences:
- a CDS encoding IS256 family transposase, which yields MNKDNAKDWGCAGSIHDSLTDLLRRGARALIQQAVEAELQAFLTDYRNVTDLKGRQTVVRNGYLPEREIVTGVGNVAVKIPKVRDRSGGGIKFNSSLVPPYVRKAKRVEAALPWLYLRGISTGDMQEALSVLLGNGAKGLSPAVVSRLKAQWGDEYQAWNQRDLSNERYVYVWADGIYSTLRGEDDRLCLLVIIGVNEHGEKRLLALSDGYRESKASWLSVLQDLQARGLQAAPKLATGDGALGFWAAVNEAWPQTRTQRCWVHKTANVLAALPDSVQAKAKAGLKEIWMAETKVQAAKAFDRFQRDFEAKYPKAVNILEKDRESLLAFYDFPAEHWVHIRTTNPIESSFATIRHRTTRTKNCVSRNTLLGLVFQLALTAEKSWRKIRGFKQLPDVIQGIRFQDGIAEAENRDENQQIAA from the coding sequence ATGAACAAAGATAACGCAAAAGACTGGGGATGTGCGGGTTCCATCCACGATAGTTTGACTGATTTATTAAGAAGGGGTGCTCGCGCCTTAATTCAACAGGCAGTTGAAGCAGAGCTCCAAGCCTTTTTGACGGACTACCGGAATGTTACGGATTTGAAAGGTCGCCAGACAGTTGTTCGCAATGGGTATTTACCCGAACGTGAAATCGTTACGGGGGTGGGTAATGTGGCCGTCAAAATTCCCAAGGTGCGAGACCGTTCCGGCGGTGGCATCAAATTCAATTCGTCCTTGGTGCCACCCTATGTCCGTAAAGCCAAGCGGGTGGAAGCGGCTTTGCCCTGGTTGTATCTGCGCGGTATTTCGACGGGAGACATGCAGGAAGCGTTGTCGGTGCTACTGGGCAACGGGGCGAAAGGCTTGTCGCCAGCAGTGGTCAGTCGCCTGAAAGCCCAGTGGGGTGATGAATATCAAGCCTGGAATCAGCGGGATTTGTCGAATGAGCGCTATGTCTATGTTTGGGCCGATGGTATTTATTCGACGCTGCGCGGCGAAGATGACCGCCTCTGTCTGTTGGTGATCATCGGCGTCAATGAGCATGGTGAAAAGCGACTTTTGGCACTCTCGGATGGCTATCGAGAATCCAAGGCATCCTGGCTGAGCGTCTTGCAAGACTTGCAGGCTCGCGGTTTACAGGCCGCGCCGAAACTCGCAACCGGTGATGGGGCTCTGGGCTTCTGGGCGGCGGTGAATGAAGCTTGGCCGCAGACACGGACGCAACGCTGCTGGGTTCATAAAACGGCGAATGTGCTGGCTGCATTACCGGATTCGGTTCAGGCGAAAGCCAAGGCAGGCTTGAAGGAAATCTGGATGGCGGAAACCAAAGTTCAGGCAGCCAAAGCCTTTGATCGCTTCCAGAGAGACTTTGAAGCCAAGTACCCCAAGGCAGTTAACATCTTGGAAAAAGACCGTGAATCGCTACTGGCGTTTTACGACTTTCCCGCTGAACACTGGGTACACATCCGCACCACCAATCCGATCGAATCGAGCTTTGCGACCATTCGCCATCGGACGACGCGAACCAAGAACTGCGTGTCACGGAATACGCTGCTGGGCCTGGTGTTCCAGTTGGCACTGACCGCCGAAAAAAGTTGGCGCAAGATACGCGGATTTAAACAATTGCCGGACGTGATCCAGGGCATCCGATTTCAGGATGGCATCGCTGAGGCAGAGAATAGGGATGAAAATCAGCAGATCGCCGCCTGA
- a CDS encoding transposase, which translates to MSTSAYYAWLKAPHDDDNKRQDQKLAEKMRQIFTDNKQCFGSRRLENHLQKQEL; encoded by the coding sequence GTGAGCACCAGTGCCTACTACGCATGGCTCAAGGCTCCGCATGATGACGACAACAAACGCCAAGACCAGAAACTTGCCGAAAAAATGAGGCAGATTTTTACCGACAACAAGCAGTGCTTTGGTTCGCGTCGTTTAGAGAATCACTTGCAGAAACAAGAGTTATAA
- a CDS encoding transposase, protein MSNDKKHNRPKYSLEFKQDAARLVLEKSYTQQQAADHLGISQSALGRWVRAERKPSANESAVKKSCLNLGDHDELIRLRKENEQLRMEREILKKAAVFFAKEAE, encoded by the coding sequence ATGAGTAACGACAAAAAACACAATCGACCAAAATACAGCCTGGAATTCAAACAAGATGCCGCCAGACTGGTTCTGGAAAAAAGCTATACCCAACAGCAAGCTGCCGATCATTTGGGTATCTCGCAAAGCGCCCTGGGACGCTGGGTACGAGCGGAACGCAAACCTTCAGCCAACGAGTCGGCGGTAAAAAAGTCTTGCCTGAATCTGGGGGATCATGACGAATTGATCCGATTGCGCAAGGAAAACGAACAACTGCGAATGGAGCGCGAGATATTAAAAAAGGCCGCCGTCTTCTTTGCGAAAGAAGCCGAATAA
- a CDS encoding DDE-type integrase/transposase/recombinase encodes MTYVWTLQGWLYVAVVIDLFSRQVVGWAIDDHMRTSLCIKALQMAFWRRKPPPGLLLHSDRGSQYAGRECRQHLAVMRME; translated from the coding sequence ATTACCTATGTCTGGACGTTACAGGGCTGGCTTTATGTCGCGGTCGTTATCGATCTGTTCTCCCGCCAAGTGGTGGGCTGGGCCATTGACGACCATATGCGGACCTCGCTCTGTATCAAGGCATTACAAATGGCCTTCTGGCGCCGCAAACCGCCGCCGGGTCTGCTACTTCACTCGGATCGAGGCAGCCAGTATGCCGGTCGGGAATGTCGGCAACATCTGGCGGTGATGCGCATGGAGTAG